In Gossypium arboreum isolate Shixiya-1 chromosome 6, ASM2569848v2, whole genome shotgun sequence, the following are encoded in one genomic region:
- the LOC108464030 gene encoding auxin response factor 7-like produces the protein MKAPPNGFMANSAEGERKSINSELWHACAGPLVSLPPVGSLVVYFPQGHSEQVAASMQKETDFIPSYPNLPSKLICMLHNVTLHADPETDEVYAQMTLQPVNKYDKEALLASDMGLKQSRQPAEFFCKTLTASDTSTHGGFSVPRRAAEKIFPPLDFSMQPPAQELVAKDLHDNTWPFRHIYRGQPKRHLLTTGWSVFVSTKRLFAGDSVLFIRDEKSQLLLGTRRANRQQPALSSSVISSDSMHIGILAAAAHAAANNSPFTIFYNPRASPSEFVIPLAKYNKAMYTQVSLGMRFRMMFETEESGVRRYMGTITGISDLDPVRWKNSQWRNLQVGWDESTAGERPSRVSIWDIEPVITPFYICPPPFFRPRFPKQPGMPDDESDIENAFKRAMPWLGDDFGMKDAPSSIFPGLSLVQWMSMQQNNQFPAAQSGFFPSMVSSNPLHNSLGTDDPAKLLNFQAPALPASNMQFNKANTNQINQLTQAPMTWPQQQQLKQLLQTPLNQQQQSLQQLQRQLPQPPQQQPQPQPQPHLIQQQQPQPQSLSQSQSQSQSQSQSHSQPQPQPQPQPQPQPQPQPQAPPLQQHLQQQHQKRQQTQPQQQLQQAFLPSQVNNGIIASNQFPNQNLHQPAVYSQLQQQQLMTSSSQSAQTAPSANKTSYPLTSLSQDTQIQQQMEQQPDLMQRQLQQTQLQQSQLQLLQQSLSQRTQQQPQLLQLSQQGFSEQQLQLQLLQKLQQQQQQQQSSQQLLSPAGSLLQPQMLQQQPTHQQSQPLQQLPLSQSQSQPLGSNGFSTSMPVQPQQVSVNQPQIHQPFTAMRTHSGLTDGDAPSCSTSPSTNNCQVSSLNFLNKNQQVPSILVSDPLVEPANTLVQELQSKPDIRIKHELPTSKGPELSKYKSTVTDQLEASSSGTSYCLDAGTIQHNFSLPTFLEGDLRSHSRNNLPFTTNIDGLAPDTLLSRGYDSQKDLQNMLSNYGGNPRDIDAELSTPAISSQSFGVPNIPFKTGCSNDVAISDTGVLNGGLWANQTQRMRTYTKVQKRGSVGRSIDVTRYKGYDELRHDLARMFGIEGQLEDPQSSDWKLVYVDHENDILLVGDDPWEEFVSCVQSIKILSSGEVQQMSLEGDLGNVAVPNQACSGTDSGNAWRGQYDDTSAASFNR, from the exons ATGAAGGCTCCACCAAATGGATTTATGGCAAATTCTGCAGAAG GAGAAAGGAAGAGTATCAATTCAGAATTATGGCATGCTTGTGCTGGACCACTTGTTTCTTTGCCTCCAGTTGGAAGTTTGGTTGTTTACTTTCCTCAAGGTCACAGCGAGCAA GTTGCGGCGTCGATGCAAAAGGAGACTGATTTCATACCAAGCTACCCTAACCTTCCTTCCAAGTTGATATGCATGCTCCATAATGTCACATTGCAT GCCGATCCAGAAACAGATGAGGTGTATGCCCAGATGACACTTCAACCTGTGAACAAA TATGACAAGGAAGCGTTACTGGCATCTGATATGGGCCTCAAGCAAAGCCGGCAACCTGCTGAGTTCTTTTGCAAGACTCTTACAGCAAGTGACACTAGCACTCATGGTGGATTTTCTGTGCCTCGACGAGCAGCTGAGAAAATCTTCCCTCCCCTG GATTTCTCGATGCAACCACCTGCTCAGGAGCTAGTAGCTAAAGATTTACATGACAATACATGGCCATTTAGACATATTTATCGAG GTCAACCGAAGAGGCACCTTCTGACTACTGGTTGGAGTGTCTTTGTTAGCACAAAAAGGCTCTTTGCCGGTGATTCTGTTCTTTTCATAAG GGATGAGAAGTCTCAACTTCTGTTGGGTACAAGGCGTGCAAATAGACAGCAGCCAGCTCTTTCTTCATCTGTGATTTCTAGTGATAGCATGCATATAGGGATCCTGGCTGCTGCAGCGCATGCTGCAGCAAATAACAGCCCATTTACTATATTCTATAATCCAAG GGCAAGCCCTTCTGAGTTTGTGATACCCTTGGCAAAGTATAACAAAGCCATGTATACCCAAGTTTCCCTTGGCATGCGGTTTAGAATGATGTTTGAAACCGAGGAGTCTGGAGTACGCAGGTACATGGGTACAATTACTGGTATCAGTGACTTGGATCCTGTGCGATGGAAAAATTCACAGTGGCGCAATCTTCAG GTTGGATGGGATGAATCTACAGCTGGTGAGCGGCCCAGCCGAGTTTCAATTTGGGACATTGAGCCTGTTATAACTCCTTTTTACATCTGTCCACCTCCGTTTTTCAGGCCCAGGTTTCCAAAGCAACCGGGGATGCCAG ATGATGAGTCTGATATTGAGAATGCCTTCAAGAGAGCTATGCCCTGGCTAGGAGATGACTTTGGTATGAAAGATGCTCCTAGTTCAATCTTTCCTGGTTTGAGTCTAGTCCAGTGGATGAGCATGCAACAAAATAATCAGTTTCCAGCTGCTCAATCAGGATTCTTTCCATCAATGGTTTCTTCGAATCCGCTCCATAATAGCCTTGGCACCGATGATCCTGCCAAATTATTGAACTTTCAAGCTCCTGCGCTACCAGCATCAAATATGCAATTTAACAAAGCAAATACGAACCAAATCAATCAGTTGACTCAGGCACCTATGACATGGCCCCAGCAACAGCAACTTAAACAGTTATTGCAGACTCCTTTAAATCAGCAGCAGCAATCCCTACAGCAATTGCAGCGACAACTGCCACAACCACCACAGCAGCAGCCTCAGCCTCAGCCACAGCCGCATCTTATTCAACAGCAGCAGCCTCAGCCTCAGTCTCTGTCTCAGTCTCAGTCTCAGTCTCAGTCTCAGTCTCAGTCACATTCGCAGCCACAGCCACAGCCACAGCCACAGCCACAGCCACAGCCACAGCCACAGCCACAGGCACCTCCACTGCAGCAGCACCTGCAGCAACAACATCAAAAAAGACAACAGACGCAACCACAGCAGCAGCTGCAACAAGCATTCCTCCCTTCTCAAGTAAATAATGGCATCATTGCCTCTAACCAGTTCCCAAATCAAAATTTGCACCAGCCAGCTGTTTACTCACAGCTTCAGCAGCAACAATTGATGACAAGCAGTAGCCAATCTGCCCAGACTGCCCCCTCTGCCAATAAAACTTCATATCCTTTGACATCATTATCGCAAGATACACAGATTCAGCAACAGATGGAACAGCAACCTGACCTCATGCAGAGGCAGCTGCAACAGACACAGTTGCAGCAGTCACAACTACAATTATTGCAACAAAGCCTGTCCCAGAGGACACAGCAGCAGCCACAGCTTCTGCAATTGTCACAGCAGGGCTTCTCGGAGCAACAGCTTCAGTTACAACTGTTACAGAAATTGCAGcaacagcagcagcagcagcaatcATCTCAACAATTACTCTCCCCAGCTGGATCACTGTTGCAGCCTCAAATGTTGCAGCAACAGCCGACCCATCAACAGAGCCAACCATTGCAGCAATTGCCTCTTTCACAAAGCCAATCTCAACCTCTTGGCAGCAATGGCTTCTCAACGTCAATGCCTGTTCAACCTCAACAGGTTTCAGTGAACCAACCCCAAATTCACCAGCCATTTACTGCTATGAGAACTCATTCTGGTCTTACTGACGGAGATGCTCCATCATGTTCAACCTCACCTTCTACCAATAACTGTCAGGTTTCCTcattgaactttttaaacaaaaaTCAGCAAGTTCCATCCATATTGGTGTCAGATCCTCTTGTTGAGCCTGCAAATACCCTGGTTCAAGAGCTTCAGAGCAAGCCTGATATTAGAATCAAACATGAACTACCCACTTCTAAAGGACCAGAACTATCAAAGTACAAAAGTACTGTGACAGATCAATTAGAAGCATCCTCTTCTGGAACATCATACTGCCTGGATGCGGGCACCATCCAGCATAATTTCTCCCTCCCCACCTTTTTGGAAGGTGATCTTCGATCACACTCTCGGAATAATCTTCCTTTTACAACAAATATTGATGGATTGGCACCTGACACTTTGTTATCAAGGGGGTATGACTCTCAAAAGGATCTTCAAAACATGTTGTCGAACTATGGTGGCAACCCAAGAGATATTGATGCGGAGTTGTCCACTCCTGCGATAAGCTCTCAGTCGTTTGGTGTGCCAAACATACCTTTTAAGACTGGGTGCTCAAATGATGTTGCTATCAGTGACACAGGAGTTCTAAATGGTGGACTGTGGGCCAACCAAACTCAACGCATGCGAACATATACAAAG GTGCAAAAGCGTGGGTCTGTAGGAAGGTCAATTGATGTGACCCGCTACAAAGGGTATGATGAGCTTAGGCATGATCTAGCGCGCATGTTTGGTATAGAGGGGCAACTGGAAGATCCGCAAAGTTCTGACTGGAAATTAGTTTACGTGGATCATGAAAATGACATATTACTTGTTGGTGATGATCCTTGGGA AGAATTTGTAAGTTGTGTTCAGAGCATAAAGATACTGTCATCTGGGGAAGTACAGCAGATGAGCTTGGAAGGTGATCTTGGAAATGTGGCAGTTCCGAATCAAGCTTGCAGTGGGACTGACAGTGGAAATGCATGGAGAGGACAATATGATGATACCTCAGCAGCGTCATTTAACAGATAA